The Triticum aestivum cultivar Chinese Spring chromosome 3A, IWGSC CS RefSeq v2.1, whole genome shotgun sequence genome includes a region encoding these proteins:
- the LOC123061392 gene encoding uncharacterized protein isoform X2 produces MAASEREAGLLARVAANHLFLAQFEPMRAALLSLRRRSDPDLAADFLRAVVASGGRVPGVLWSALPACPSSSHLAWLVALELAALPSTPNPESLRLKAEFLILLQPIADDPATGVDARGTLVKLLDLGVARLKREVDGYGEPVEEVPVTEEDLRGLWGVVLDNAELFDALCAGVSRQIGLDSGFGVNVLLWLRRSVQLAHLDAMKALVMAGDVESATGHIRFLCLENGVEEDSYKVVLGDVVKKGWEKSSNYFGKWFESRNRIIKIYGEALQSSSPQLVQLIQIILDDILSEEFEDHSISDAHWMPLPFKKFLETLWLERDADSDDRTILTEAIVSCKKDLFHYSRLSGKHVLEVIMETALSLIKREQLQEAVNVVSLFPLLQPLVAVLGWDILKGKTELRRKLMQLFWTSKSQALRLQEYSHYRAQTDETSCEEYLCDLLCFHLDLASFVSSVNSGHPWNLRNSLLFSQQEQDSVVNAETLDPFVENMILERLAVQTPMRVLFDVVPGIKFQDAIELVGMQPLSSTTAASKRMHDIELMHMRYALQSVALSLGEMEKCAGDGNEHHYHIALSYLKEMQNFMEAIESTPRKIFMVSIVLSLLHMDDTIKLPQAAPPECSVNHDYCDSNTESEGKNMVISFVGLLLDILRHNVLFKGPDMDQLPSTGLSPAGRQALEWRLKHASHSIEDMDWRLSVLQRLPPLSGRQWSWKEALVVLRAAPSKLLNVCMQRANYGIGEEAVQRFSLPAEDKASLELAEWVAGAYRRALVEDALNRATDNPNVARESDILSFRAQLGPLTTILLCIDVAATSARSGDMCRFLLDEATSLLSEIFPGTSPKIGPTYWDQIQEVAIILVIKRILQRLSGILDLEGRPYLQVVFTEVSASLSTESSRVGQKQRPLGLLHQMIDDAFRGKRQFLNGKLHNVARAIVDEDSDKTYSKDGTKSEKKDALISEKGTVLGHGLRILKQASKTDPTASSVPESSSDHKGSTNRYLGHVSTKPSTYLSNFIIYIATIGDIVDGTDTTHDFNYFSLVYERPKDLLTRLVFEHGSTDAAAKVADTMGVDFVHEIISACVPPVLPPRTGQGWACIPILTTVSNIISENSSTVPKSLPPDQGWSPHDSLLSSRRDPLYPLQLNLVKHLAQLSSVRAVLACVFGSSILSGDSESSPTYVKDAMQTTEVERSFYEFALEQSERYPTLNRWIQMQSNLHRVSESAVAVKTENEVAVHQSKGKISIKRAREPDSDAESELEDVVINGNAASSTLESPKYDDAKLEPTAFISFDWENEGPYEKAVERLINEGKLTDALAVSDRCLRNGASDKLLRLLIDQREERSLGTGQFRPYGSRNLGSNTWQYCLRLRDKKLAAQLALQYLHSWNLDAATNVLTMCICHLPENDPMRSKVLHMKQSLQRYGHIMSADDHYTRWQEVEVDCEDDPEGLALRLAAKGAVSAALQVAESASLSIDLRRELQGRQLVKLLTTDPLNGGGPAAASRFLSTLGDSNDALPVAIGAMKLLPDLRSKQLLVHFFLKRTVGNLSDAEIARLNSWALGLRVLSLLPLPSQQRCSSLHEHPQLILEVLLMMKQLESASLVLKEFPSLRDDKLIIAYAKKAISVNIDSTLREPRQTISAAREKQKKAAIPAKTNFVQSFGNFQREARKAFSWVPRDSGTKTPPKDIPRKRKSSGSGDRSSWEAMPGVQEEQTPVYPSEGQDRLPFVSAPEEWVLTGEPDRDNTTRSCHRYESSPDIALFKALLSLCTDESVAGKGALELCVTQMKVVLSSLQLPLNASMDNVARAYHATETYVQAISYAKNLLKKLTGSSDLSSGSERSRDADAVSVDAGSSSTGVQHQDELSDLLAQADMWLGRAELLQSLLGSGIIASLDDIAGKESSTSLRDRLVSDERYSMGVYTSKKCKIDAFPVWVAWGHALVRMEHYAQARVKFKQALQQFKGDAPPVVLDIINTIEGGPPVDVSSVRSMYEHVAKSAATIFDDSLSADSYLNVLYMPSTFPRSERSRQSRDSLDNQFSSASSYLEDGPRSNLDSVRYAECIHYLQEYARPQMLAFMFRHGHYAEACSLFFPSSEPTAEGETSLSSVPRSDPLTTDYGTIDDLCDLCLGYGAMSVLEDTILAITQSTTYHDTTVIQYMNTVLTRICNYCEMHRHYNYLYNFLVLKGDHVASGLCCIQLFMNSMSQEESLKHLGHAKTHFEEALSVRDRTIEATKLVSRTARNKSASEKLTREMIMKFSTRVSYQMDVVKALNSVDGPQWKTSLFGNPTDPETLRRRCMVVETLAEKHFDLAFRMLHEFDLPVVDVYAGVAASLAERKKGGQLTEFLKNIRGTIEDDEWDQVLGAAINVYANKHKERPDRLIDMLISNHRKVLACVVCGRLKSAFQIASRSGSVADVQYVAHQALHANALPVLDMCKQWLAQYM; encoded by the exons ATGGCGGCGTCGGAGCGGGAGGCCGGCCTCCTCGCCCGCGTGGCCGCGAACCACCTCTTCCTCGCTCAATTCGAGCCCATGCGCGCGGCTCTACTCAGCCTCCGCCGCCGCAGCGATCCCGATCTCGCTGCAGACTTCCTCCGCGCGGTGGTCGCCTCGGGGGGCCGCGTCCCTGGCGTGCTCTGGTCGGCGCTGCCCGCCtgcccctcctcctcccacctcgcCTGGCTCGTCGCGCTTGAGCTCGCTGCCCTCCCTTCCACTCCCAACCCCGAGTCGCTCCGCCTCAAGGCTGAGTTTCTCATTCTTCTCCAGCCCATAGCTGATGACCCTGCCACCGGCGTCGATGCTCGGGGAACGCTCGTGAAGCTGCTGGATTTGGGGGTGGCGAGGCTGAAACGCGAGGTCGACGGCTATGGGGAACCTGTCGAGGAGGTCCCGGTCACCGAGGAGGATCTGAGGGGGTTGTGGGGGGTCGTCCTCGACAATGCCGAGCTGTTTGACGCCCTGTGTGCGGGCGTTTCGAGGCAGATCGGACTGGACTCGGGTTTTGGTGTAAATGTGCTCCTGTGGTTGCGACGTAGCGTGCAGCTCGCCCACTTGGATGCCATGAAGGCGCTTGTCATGGCTGGTGACGTCGAAAGTGCTACTGGGCATATACGGTTCCTCTGTTTGGAGAATGGCGTAGAGGAGGACAGTTATAA GGTTGTCCTAGGTGATGTTGTGAAAAAGGGTTGGGAAAAATCATCAAATTATTTTGGAAAATGGTTTGAATCGCGTAATAGAATCATTAAAATTTATGGAGAAGCACTTCAGTCAAGCAGTCCCCAGCTTGTTCAACTAATTCAG ATCATTCTGGATGACATTCTTTCTGAAGAATTTGAAGACCACAGTATCTCTGATGCTCATTGGATGCCTCTTCCTTTCAAGAAGTTTCTGGAAACATTGTGGTTGGAGAGGGATGCTGATTCAGATGACAGGACCATTTTGACCGAAGCTATAGTATCCTGCAAGAAAGATCTATTCCACTATTCTCGACTTTCTGGAAAGCATGTCCTTGAAGTTATCATGGAAACTGCTCTATCATTAATTAAGAGAGAACAGCTTCAAGAAGCTGTTAAT GTTGTTTCTTTATTTCCCCTTCTTCAGCCATTAGTTGCTGTATTGGGTTGGGATATTCTGAAGGGTAAGACAGAACTGCGGAGAAAGTTAATGCAGTTGTTCTGGACAAGCAAATCCCAAGCTCTGCGTCTACAAGAATATTCACATTACCGTGCACAGACGGACGAG ACATCCTGTGAGGAGTACCTATGTGACCTGTTGTGCTTTCATCTGGATCTTGCATCCTTCGTTTCCAGTGTGAATTCTGGGCACCCTTGGAATTTGAGGAATTCATTGTTGTTCTCCCAACAAGAGCAAGATTCAGTTGTTAATGCAGAAACATTAGACCCTTTTGTTGAGAACATGATACTTGAGCGGTTAGCTGTTCAGACTCCCATGAGA GTGCTGTTTGACGTGGTCCCAGGAATAAAGTTTCAAGATGCAATTGAGCTTGTTGGTATGCAGCCACTTTCTTCAACAACTGCAGCTTCGAAAAG GATGCATGACATCGAGCTGATGCACATGCGATATGCTCTACAGTCAGTTGCCCTTTCTTTAGGGGAGATGGAGAAGTGTGCAGGTGATGGGAATGAGCACCATTATCACATAGCTTTGTCATATTTGAAGGAGATGCAAAATTTTATGGAGGCTATCGAAAGCACTCCACGAAAG ATTTTCATGGTCAGCATTGTATTATCATTATTACATATGGACGACACTATCAAGTTGCCGCAAGCTGCCCCCCCAGAGTGTTCTGTCAATCATGATTATTGTGATAGTAATACTGAATCTGAAGGGAAGAACATGGTGATATCTTTTGTTGGACTTCTGCTTGACATACTTCGACATAATGTCCTATTTAAAGGCCCTGATATGGACCAGTTGCCAAGTACTGGTCTGTCACCTGCTGGCAGGCAAGCATTAGAGTGGAGACTCAAACATGCCAGCCATTCCATTGAAGACATGGATTGGCGTCTATCTGTTCTACAACGCCTCCCACCTCTGTCTGGACGACAATGGAGTTGGAAGGAGGCATTAGTCGTTTTACGTGCCGCTCCTTCCAAATTGTTGAACGT GTGCATGCAAAGGGCAAATTATGGTATAGGAGAGGAAGCTGTACAACGATTTTCTTTGCCTGCTGAGGATAAAGCTTCTCTTGAATTAGCCGAATGGGTAGCTGGTGCATACAGAAGAGCATTG GTTGAGGATGCTCTAAATCGGGCCACAGACAACCCAAATGTTGCACGCGAATCAGATATTTTGTCATTCCGTGCTCAGCTTGGTCCTTTAACTACG ATTCTGCTTTGCATTGATGTTGCTGCAACTTCTGCTAGGTCAGGGGATATGTGTAGATTTCTTCTTGATGAG GCTACAAGTTTGTTATCTGAAATATTTCCAGGAACCTCCCCAAAAATAGGTCCAACTTATTGGGATCAGATTCAAGAAGTTGCTATCATATTAGTGATAAAGCGCATCCTTCAGCGCCTGAGTGGCATTTTAGATCTG GAAGGTCGTCCATATCTTCAAGTAGTCTTTACCGAAGTGAGTGCCTCTTTGTCAACTGAATCTAGCAGAGTTGGACAAAAGCAACGTCCACTTGGACTCCTGCATCAGATGATTGATGATGCCTTCAGAGGAAAGCGTCAGTTCTTGAATG GTAAACTTCACAATGTTGCAAGAGCTATTGTTGATGAAGATTCGGATAAAACTTACTCGAAAGACGGTACCAAGTCAGAAAAAAAAGATGCTTTGATATCTGAAAAAGGTACAGTCCTTGGTCATGGACTTAGAATCCTGAAGCAAGCATCTAAGACTGACCCAACAGCTTCAAGTGTTCCTGAAAGCAGTTCAGACCACAAAGGTTCTACAAACAGATACTTGGGTCATGTATCTACCAAGCCGTCGACATACTTATCAAACTTCATAATATATATTGCAACCATTGGTGACATAGTTGATGGAACTGACACGACTCATGATTTCAACTACTTCTCATTGGTGTACGAACGACCAAAAGAT CTTTTAACTCGTTTAGTTTTTGAGCATGGAAGCACTGACGCAGCTGCGAAGGTAGCTGACACAATGGGTGTGGATTTTGTGCATGAAATAATATCAGCTTGTGTGCCACCAGTTCTTCCTCCACGAACAGGACAAGGATGGGCTTGCATTCCTATTTTAACCACAGTTTCCAATATTATTTCTGAAAACAGTTCAACAGTTCCAAAGTCCCTCCCCCCTGATCAAGGATGGAGTCCACATGATTCATTGTTGTCTTCTCGCCGGGATCCGCTGTATCCTCTTCAGTTAAATTTAGTGAAGCATTTAGCCCAATTATCATCAGTAAGAGCAGTTCTGGCATGTGTGTTTGGAAGTAGCATACTATCTGGTGACAGTGAATCATCTCCTACTTATGTGAAGGATGCAATGCAAACCACTGAAGTTGAGAGGTCATTCTATGAATTCGCTCTTGAACAATCAGAGAG ATATCCAACTTTGAACCGGTGGATACAGATGCAGTCTAACCTTCACCGGGTATCTGAGTCTGCCGTGGCAGTTAAAACTGAAAATGAAGTCGCCGTGCATCAATCAAAAGGAAAAATTTCTATTAAGCGAGCTCGTGAACCTGACAGTGATGCTGAATCAGAGCTTGAAGATGTCGTCATAAATGGAAATGCCGCTTCAAGTACACTAGAATCCCCTAAATATGATGATGCTAAACTAGAGCCAACAGCATTTATTTCTTTTGACTGGGAGAACGAAGGACCATATGAGAAAGCCGTTGAGAG GCTAATTAATGAAGGAAAACTAACTGATGCTCTTGCTGTATCCGACCGTTGTTTGCGCAATGGAGCGTCTGATAAATTACTTCGATTGCTCATTGATCAAAGGGAAGAAAGAAGTCTAGGCACAGGACAATTCCGCCCATATGGTTCCCGTAACTTGGGGAGCAATACTTGGCAGTATTGTTTGAGACTGAGGGATAAAAAACTTGCAGCTCAGCTTGCTCTTCA GTACCTGCACAGTTGGAACCTTGACGCTGCAACCAATGTTCTAACTATGTGCATCTGCCACTTACCTGAGAATGATCCTATGCGGAGTAAG GTGCTACACATGAAGCAATCTCTGCAGCGGTATGGTCATATTATGAGTGCTGATGACCATTACACCAGATGGCAAGAG GTCGAAGTTGATTGTGAAGATGATCCAGAGGGGTTAGCACTTAGGCTTGCCGCCAAAGGAGCTGTATCTGCTGCTTTACAGGTCGCCGAAAGTGCCTCTCTGTCAATTGATTTGCGGAGGGAACTGCAAGGCCGCCAGCTTGTCAAACTTCTTACCACTGATCCACTTAATGGTGGAGGCCCAGCTGCGGCATCACGATTTCTATCGACCTTAGGAGATTCCAATGATGCTCTTCCTGTTGCCATTGGTGCCATGAAGTTATTACCTGACTTGCGCTCAAAGCAGCTTCTC GTGCATTTTTTTCTCAAACGTACAGTTGGGAATTTGTCAGATGCTGAGATTGCTCGACTTAATTCATGGGCGCTGGGTCTTCGTGTTCTTTCCTTATTGCCATTGCCATCACAACAGCGTTGCTCTTCTCTGCATGAACATCCTCAGTTGATTCTGGAAGTACTATTGATGATGAAGCAACTCGAGTCTGCATCTCTG GTTTTGAAAGAATTTCCATCCCTGAGGGATGACAAGTTAATCATTGCTTACGCTAAGAAAGCAATCTCTGTCAATATTGATTCTACTCTTAGGGAACCTCGACAAACCATCTCTGCGgcaagagaaaaacaaaaaaaggctGCCATACCAGCTAAAACAAATTTTGTGCAGAGTTTTGGCAACTTTCAGAGAGAGGCACGTAAAGCATTCTCATGGGTGCCCCGCGACAGTGGCACCAAAACCCCCCCGAAAGATATCCCTCGGAAAAGAAAGAGTTCAGGCTCAGGTGATAGATCCTCTTGGGAAGCGATGCCTGGTGTACAGGAGGAGCAGACACCTGTTTACCCTTCCGAAGGACAAGATAGACTTCCTTTTGTTTCTGCTCCTGAGGAGTGGGTGCTTACCGGAGAGCCTGATAGGGATAACACAACTCGTTCATGTCATAGATATGAATCCTCTCCAGATATCGCACTATTCAAG GCATTGCTTTCACTGTGCACCGATGAGTCAGTAGCCGGAAAAGGTGCACTTGAACTATGTGTTACTCAGATGAAGGTTGTACTAAGCTCCCTACAGTTGCCTCTCAATGCATCTATGGACAATGTTGCCCGGGCTTATCATGCAACGGAAACTTATGTGCAG GCAATCTCTTATGCAAAAAATCTACTAAAAAAGCTCACCGGGAGTAGTGATTTGTCAAGTGGCTCTGAAAGAAGTAGAGATGCTGATGCTGTTTCTGTGGACGCTGGCAGTTCAAGCACTGGGGTCCAACATCAAGATGAGCTGTCTGATCTCCTTGCTCAAGCAGATATGTGGCTAGGGCGTGCTGAGCTTCTTCAAAGCCTGCTGGGATCAGGTATTATTGCATCACTTGATGATATTGCTGGCAAAGAGTCTTCAACTAGTCTACGTGACAGGCTGGTCAGTGATGAGCGATACAGCATGGGTGTATATACTTCTAAGAAGTGCAAG ATTGATGCTTTTCCAGTGTGGGTTGCTTGGGGCCATGCTCTAGTTCGAATGGAACACTACGCTCAAGCCCGTGTGAAATTTAA GCAAGCTCTTCAACAGTTCAAAGGTGATGCGCCTCCTGTTGTCCTtgatatcattaacacaattgaagGAGGTCCTCCTGTTGATGTTTCTTCTGTCCGCTCTAT GTATGAACATGTAGCAAAAAGTGCAGCAACCATCTTCGATGATTCCCTTTCTGCTGATTCTTATCTTAATGTTCTATATATGCCATCCACATTCCCACGATCTGAGAGGTCCAGGCAATCCAGAGATTCTCTAGATAACCAATTTTCGTCTGCTAGCTCATACCTTGAAGATGGTCCTCGCAGCAATCTTGATAGCGTCCGATATGCAGAGTGTATTCATTACTTGCAGGAA TATGCTCGCCCACAAATGCTGGCTTTCATGTTCAGGCATGGCCATTATGCAGAAGCATGCTCTCTATTCTTTCCATCCAGTGAACCAACCGCAGAAGGGGAAACATCTTTGTCTTCAGTTCCTCGGAGTGATCCTTTAACAACTGATTATGGGACAATTGATGACCTGTGTGATCTATGTCTTGGATATGGTGCTATGTCTGTATTGGAGGATACAATATTAGCAATAACTCAATCCACGACATATCATGACACAACTGTGATTCAGTACATGAACACTGTTCTCACCCGCATTTGTAACTACTGTGAAATGCATCGGCACTATAATTATCTTTACAATTTTCTG GTTCTAAAAGGTGACCATGTGGCTTCTGGCCTTTGCTGTATTCAGTTATTCATGAATTCAATGTCCCAAGAGGAATCTCTGAAGCATTTGGGACATGCCAAG